Proteins found in one Pyrus communis chromosome 15, drPyrComm1.1, whole genome shotgun sequence genomic segment:
- the LOC137717611 gene encoding uncharacterized protein, whose product MAPTVKVVSEQEQAAPRLQIYSTSDTLSSFWREKYEKDAKKYWDLFYKRHQDKFFKDRHYLDKEWGKYFLGAGRKVILEVGCGAGNTIFPLVTMYPDVFVHACDFSTNAVNLVKTHKDFTDTRVSAFVCDPTIDDLSKQISSSSVDIVTMIFVLSAVSPEKMPLLLKNIKKVLKPNGCVLFRDYATGDLAQERLKCKDQKISENFYVRGDGTRAFYFANEFLTSLFKDNGFDVEELDLCCKQVENRSRELVMNRRWVQAVFRLSDDTKSSTKTEAATEVDHLGQEKSEQEANENILKKPVNDLDVDISDGVAVDMFGVLPSNDNEVIELELGDWTFKIEVLSKVYQHTCKSTGLMLWESARFMASVLTRNPTIVSGKKVLELGCGSGGICSMVAARSADLVFATDGDSKALDLLTQNVKSNLRPPFLDKLITRRLEWGNRDHIEAIKEANSQGFDIILGTDVTYVAEAILPLFQTAKELISSDRSTAEDFKPALILCHIFRRVDEPSILSAASKFGFKLVDKWPVETSPSSQSIIKSWFPENGSEHVERGALHILYFHA is encoded by the exons ATGGCGCCCACTGTCAAGGTAGTTTCGGAGCAAGAGCAAGCAGCCCCAAGGCTGCAGATTTACTCCACCTCTGAtactctctcttctttctggAGAg aaaagtatgaaaaagatGCCAAGAAGTACTGGGATTTGTTTTACAAGCGGCATCAAGACAAG TTCTTTAAAGATCGGCACTACCTGGACAAGGAGTGGGGCAAATATTTTTTG GGCGCTGGGCGGAAAGTTATTTTAGAG GTTGGCTGTGGAGCTGGAAACACTATTTTCCCACTGGTAACGATGTATCCAGATGTTTTTGTCCATGCATGCGATTTTTCAACAAATGCTGTTAACTTGGTTAAG ACGCATAAAGACTTCACAGATACCCGTGTTAGCGCATTTGTTTGTGATCCTACCATTGATGATCTAAGCAAGCAGATTTCTTCATCGTCTGTGGATATTGTAACCATG ATTTTTGTGTTATCTGCAGTGTCTCCAGAGAAGATGCCTCTGTTACTGAAAAATATTAAGAAAGTTCTCAAG CCAAATGGTTGTGTGCTGTTTCGTGACTATGCTACTGGTGACCTTGCTCAG GAAAGACTGAAATGCAAGGACCAAAAGATAAGTGAAAACTTTTATGTCAGGGGTGATGGCACT CGTGCTTTCTACTTTGCTAATGAGTTCTTGACAAGCTTATTTAAAGATAATGGTTTCGATGTCGAAGAACTTGATTTGTGCTGCAAACAAGTTGAGAACCGGTCAAGGGAGTTGGTTATGAATCG ACGTTGGGTTCAAGCCGTATTCCGCCTTTCAGACGATACAAAGTCCTCTACCAAAACGGAAGCAGCAACCGAAGTAGATCATCTTGGTCAAGAGAAAAGCGAGCAAGAGGCCAATGAGAATATCTTGAAGAAACCTGTGAATGATTTGGATGTTGACATTTCCGACGGTGTGGCGGTGGACATGTTTGGTGTCTTACCTTCCAATGACAACGAG GTAATTGAGCTAGAGCTAGGTGATTGGACTTTCAAGATTGAAGTGTTATCCAAAGTGTATCAACACACTTGCAAATCAACTGGTTTAATGTTGTGGGAATCAGCTCGGTTCATGGCTTCTGTTTTAACCAGAAATCCAACTATTGTCAGCGGGAAAAAGGTGTTGGAGTTGGGGTGTGGCTCCGGGGGTATTTGCTCTATGGTTGCCGCTAGATCTGCTGACCTTGTGTTTGCGACTGATGGTGACTCGAAAGCACTTGACCTACTGACGCAAAATGTCAAGTCGAATCTTAGACCGCCATTTCTGGACAAACTGATTACAAGAAGATTAGAGTGGGGAAATAGAGATCATATAGAAGCCATCAAGGAGGCTAATTCTCAAGGTTTTGATATCATCCTCGGCACAGACGTCACTTATGTAGCTGAAGCAATCTTGCCCTTATTTCAAACTGCAAAGGAGTTGATTTCATCGGACAGGAGCACCGCTGAGGATTTCAAACCGGCCCTAATCCTTTGTCATATTTTCCGTCGGGTAGACGAGCCTTCCATACTTTCAGCTGCATCCAAATTCGGGTTTAAGCTAGTCGATAAGTGGCCTGTAGAAACTTCTCCTTCATCACAAAGCATCATCAAGTCTTGGTTCCCTGAGAATGGTTCGGAGCATGTCGAAAGGGGAGCACTACATATTCTGTACTTCCACGCGTAG
- the LOC137717753 gene encoding conserved oligomeric Golgi complex subunit 8-like, with amino-acid sequence MMESENAADDSSPVASLLPLASASQQPYVSELLSFTLDRLHKEPELLRVDAERIQRQMQEVAVANYRAFIAASDALVAIRNEVSSIDKHLESLLEETPKLMSGCTEFVESAEQILEKRKLNQTLLANHSTLLDLLEIPQLMDTCVRNGNYDEALDLEAFVCKLSTMHPKLPVIQALAAEVRQTTQSLLSQLLQKLRSNIQLPECLRIIGYLRRIGVFSEYEMRLQFLRCREAWLSGILEDLDQRNAYEYLKGMINCHRMHLFDVVNQYRAIFADDTSGSEENYDGGLLFSWAMHIITSHLKTLKILLPKITEGGSLSNILDQCMYCAMGLGWVGLDFRGLLPSLFEEAVLNLFSKNMSAAVENFEVVLDSHRWVPLPVVGFSSNSHGDENQDDVTPPSYLMEHPPLAVFVNGVSAAMNDLRPCAPISLKHVLAQELIKGLQAVSDSLLRYNTNRMLKEHESGLFLSLCRAFIEVTYPHCATCFGRCYPGGATLIMDAKNLYDGIGRLLTVATPSRGLPKPVGDGDGNENENEKNVTENGDVPPVENGVSSVVEETDNPNTDERELKSPTLQTEEETH; translated from the exons ATGATGGAGTCCGAAAATGCCGCCGACGACTCTTCCCCGGTGGCTAGCCTCCTCCCCTTGGCCTCCGCCTCCCAGCAACCTTACGTCTCCGAGCTCCTCTCCTTCACCCTCGATCGCCTCCACAAg GAACCGGAGCTTCTTCGCGTGGATGCGGAGCGAATACAGCGGCAAATGCAGGAGGTGGCGGTGGCCAATTACCGAGCGTTCATTGCCGCTTCCGATGCATTGGTCGCAATTCGAAACGAAGTTTCCTCCATCGACAAACATCTGGAGTCTCTG CTGGAGGAGACGCCAAAGTTGATGAGTGGGTGCACCGAGTTTGTTGAATCCGCGGAGCAGATTTTGGAAAAGAGGAAATTGAACCAGACGTTGCTAGCTAATCACAGTACATTGCTCGACTTACTTGAAATTCCTCAGCTTATGGATAC ATGTGTGAGGAATGGAAATTACGATGAAGCTCTTGACTTAGAAGCATTTGTTTGCAAGCTTTCGACCATGCACCCCAA ATTACCCGTTATTCAGGCTTTGGCAGCCGAAGTCAGGCAGACTACTCAATCTCTTCTTTCTCAGCTTCTTCAGAAACTTCGTTCAAATATTCAG CTACCTGAATGTCTCCGCATTATTGGATATTTACGTAGAATAGGAGTATTTAGTGAATATGAAATGCGTTTACAG TTTTTGAGATGTCGGGAGGCATGGCTTTCTGGAATTCTGGAGGATTTGGACCAGAGAAATGCCTATGAATACCTTAAGGGGATGATAAATTGTCATAGAATGCATCTTTTTGATGTTGTTAACCAATATAGAGCAATATTTGCTGATGATACATCAGGCAGTGAAGAAAATTATGACGGTGGTCTTCTTTTCAGTTGGGCTATGCATATAATTACTTCACACCTTAAGACTCTTAAAATTCTGCTTCCAAAGATAACTGAAGGCGGATCTCTATCAAATATCTTGGATCAATGCATG TATTGTGCTATGGGACTTGGTTGGGTTGGGCTAGATTTTCGGGGATTGCTACCATCACTGTTCGAAGA GGCAGTTCTCAACTTGTTCTCAAAAAACATGAGTGCTGCAGTTGAGAATTTTGAG GTGGTCTTGGATTCACATCGTTGGGTCCCACTACCAGTAGTTGGCTTTTCATCGAATAGTCATGGTGATGAAAATCAGGATGATGTAACCCCACCATCTTATCTCATGGAACATCCACCTCTTGCTGTCTTTGTTAATG GTGTGTCTGCAGCGATGAATGACCTCCGCCCCTGTGCACCAATAAGTTTGAAGCATGTGCTTGCTCAAGAGTTAATCAAGGGGTTGCAGGCTGTTTCTGATTCTTTACTGAGGTACAATACAAATCGGATGCTGAAAGAACACGAGTCTGGACTTTTCCTCTCACTTTGTCGAGCATTTATAGAG GTCACTTACCCACATTGTGCAACATGCTTTGGCCGCTGTTACCCTGGTGGAGCTACTTTAATAATGGATGCAAAGAATTTATATGACGGGATTGGCCGCCTATTGACAGTCGCCACTCCATCGAGAGGACTCCCGAAACCTGTTGGTGATGGAGAcggaaatgaaaatgaaaatgaaaagaacGTAACTGAGAACGGCGACGTGCCTCCAGTGGAAAATGGCGTATCGTCTGTTGTTGAAGAAACCGATAATCCCAACACTGATGAAAGGGAACTGAAAAGCCCCACTTTGCAAACAGAGGAAGAGACTCACTGA
- the LOC137718561 gene encoding U-box domain-containing protein 51-like produces the protein MASHYSSDDAVPPINATAVAVDKDNKNSNYAVRWAIDHLVIASTTPYVILIHVKHKNNQSDVEGDNNGHSVFVPYRAYCARKGAQVKEVILDESDVAKALLEYINCNYLNSIVVGASTRNALTRKLKSGNDVSSSLVKLAPEFCSVYVIQKGKMLSARTAKRPVLNTAAPPKQPSSQGLPPYIPADHNEFEKRARGQPASRGGWKAPGSEKMPAARERTRSAPNNLSLDINLDMANHTSARPSLSCRTSNADESDLSMPLFGSMDITNQCFDFSSALNSPKDSSRQSARDLEAEMRRLKLELKQTMDMYSSACKEAISAKNKAKELSQWKQEEARKFDEVRVAEETALAIVEMEKAKCKAAIEAAEAAQKLAEMEVQRRRQAEMKAKKEAEEKIRALNALAQNDVRYRKYTIEEIEEATEKFAEANKIGEGGYGPVYKGKLDHTPVAIKVLRPDAAQGRKQFQQEVEVLSCMRYPNMVLLLGACPEYGCLVYEYMEYGSLEDRLFRRGNTPPISWRRRFKIASEISITLHFLHQAKPEPLVHRDLKPANILLDRNFVSKISDVGLARLVPPSVADEVTQYHMTAAAGTFCYIDPEYQQTGMLTTKSDIYSFGIVLLQIITAKPAMGLAHHVRRSIEKGTFSEMLDPAVTDWPIEEALAFANLALQCTELRKKDRPDLGTVVVPELNRLRDFGRTGDITPPGFNYSPTRSSASRPSTSRTSPTTSQEPLDKSSSGGGVET, from the exons ATGGCCTCCCATTACTCCTCAGACGACGCTGTTCCACCCATCAATGCAACCGCCGTGGCCGTCGACAAGGACAACAAGAACAGCAACTATGCCGTCCGGTGGGCTATCGATCATCTTGTAATCGCCAGCACCACTCCGTACGTCATCCTCATCCAtgtcaaacacaaaaacaatc AGAGTGATGTTGAGGGTGATAATAATGGACATAGCGTTTTCGTTCCTTACCGTGCATATTGCGCTCGTAAAGGG gcaCAAGTGAAAGAGGTTATCCTTGATGAAAGTGATGTTGCAAAAGCACTTTTGGAATATATCAACTGCAACTACCTCAATAGTATTGTAGTTGGTGCATCAACAAGGAATGCTCTTACAAG GAAGCTCAAAAGCGGGAATGATGTGTCCAGCAGCCTTGTAAAACTTGCACCGGAATTCTGTTCGGTATACGTAATTCAGAAAGGGAAGATGTTGTCAGCAAGAACTGCAAAGAGGCCTGTGCTTAATACTGCAGCTCCACCAAAACAGCCATCCTCTCAGGGACTCCCACCTTATATCCCAGCAGATCATAATGAATTTGAAAAAAGAGCTAG AGGACAGCCTGCATCAAGGGGAGGGTGGAAAGCTCCAGGATCTGAGAAAATGCCTGCGGCGCGCGAGAGGACAAGGAGTGCTCCGAACAATCTCTCGTTGGATATTAATCTCGACATGGCTAACCATACTTCAGCACGGCCTTCGCTTAGCTGCCGCACTTCGAATGCTGATGAAAGTGACTTGTCAATGCCATTATTTGGGTCAATGGATATTACAAACCAATGCTTCGATTTCTCTAGTGCATTAAATTCTCCCAAGGATTCATCCAGACAATCTGCA CGGGATTTGGAGGCTGAAATGAGAAGATTAAAGCTCGAATTGAAGCAAACAATGGACATGTACAGCTCGGCGTGCAAAGAAGCAATCTCGGCAAAAAATAAGGCTAAAGAGCTTAGTCAGTGGAAGCAGGAGGAGGCGCGAAAGTTCGATGAAGTGAGGGTTGCTGAAGAGACAGCCCTTGCTATTGTGGAAATGGAGAAGGCTAAGTGCAAAGCAGCTATTGAAGCAGCTGAGGCGGCGCAGAAGTTGGCGGAGATGGAAGTTCAGAGAAGAAGACAGGCAGAGATGAAGGCAAAGAAAGAGGCAGAAGAGAAGATCCGGGCGTTGAATGCTTTGGCACAAAATGATGTCCGGTATAGGAAGTACACCAtagaagaaattgaagaagccaCGGAAAAATTTGCAGAAGCGAATAAAATTGGTGAGGGTGGATATGGACCTGTGTACAAAGGAAAACTCGATCACACGCCGGTTGCCATCAAGGTTCTGAGACCTGATGCTGCTCAAGGGAGGAAGCAATTCCAACAGGAG GTTGAGGTCCTGAGCTGCATGAGATATCCTAACATGGTTCTCCTCCTTGGTGCCTGCCCCGAATATGGATGCCTAGTATACGAATACATGGAATACGGCAGCTTAGAAGACCGGTTATTTAGAAGAGGTAACACCCCCCCAATTTCGTGGAGGAGACGGTTCAAAATAGCTTCTGAGATTTCAATAACGCTTCATTTCCTTCACCAAGCAAAGCCGGAACCCCTTGTTCACCGTGACCTAAAGCCAGCAAACATCTTATTAGACCGGAACTTCGTGAGCAAGATCAGTGATGTTGGGCTAGCACGCTTAGTTCCACCATCTGTAGCAGACGAGGTGACACAATACCACATGACTGCAGCCGCGGGAACATTTTGTTACATCGATCCTGAGTACCAACAAACTGGCATGTTAACAACAAAATCGGACATATACTCATTTGGGATAGTACTACTCCAAATCATCACAGCCAAGCCTGCCATGGGACTTGCTCATCATGTCAGGAGGTCCATCGAGAAGGGAACATTTTCAGAGATGCTTGATCCAGCGGTGACCGACTGGCCAATCGAAGAGGCTCTAGCGTTCGCTAACTTGGCATTACAATGCACAGAGCTAAGGAAGAAGGACAGGCCCGATCTTGGCACAGTTGTAGTGCCAGAACTTAACCGGTTAAGAGACTTTGGAAGGACTGGTGACATTACTCCTCCTGGGTTCAATTATAGTCCAACTCGAAGCTCTGCGTCGCGTCCTTCCACATCAAGAACGTCACCTACAACTAGTCAG GAGCCACTGGATAAGAGTAGCTCCGGGGGTGGAGTTGAAACATAG